The genomic interval AGTCCACATCCTTGCCTTGGCACGGGAGGGGCAGAGCAGTGAGAGAgtgttgggggagggaggggggagtgtcatggggagagggggattgtTAGGTTGAAGGGAGTGTTGGATTGAGGGGAGAGTGTTGGGCGGAGGGAGAGTGTTGAGggcagagggagggggagtgtCATGGGGAGAAGGGGATTGTCGGGTTGAGGAGCGAGTGGCGGAGTGTTGCAGGGAAGGGACGATGAGGGAGGGAAGGATGGTGAGGAGCGATAGTGAGGGGGAGCgcaagaggaagggagagaatactgaggagagagggagggatatCGGGAGGTgggaagggtgaagaatgcaaacAGCAATGCCTCTACcttctgacccactctctcccccccccccccgcctgccAACCTGATGACAGCGGCTGAAGTCGACACTGACCTTGCAGAACCTGCCGATGGTAAATGGGAACGTGATTTCCAGTACAGTGAGCACACAGCACGGCCAGAACAGCAACTCACTGCCCACTACTGTCTCCCCGTCACAGACTCAGGTATACCCTCTCTCTCTTACCCCTCATCTCTCTCCGCACctacctccctccttccctccgatTTCTTCAgtggccaagtttgctgacgatacaaagatgggCGGGAGGGCAAgtcgtgttgaggaagcagagaggctacagaaggacttggttagattaggagaataggtacagaagtggtagatggaatatagtactgtatacggtcatgcactttggtagaaggaataaaagcatagactgttttctaaacagggagtcaATTCAGAAATcgaagatgcaaagggacctgggagacctcgtgcaggattccctaaaggttaacttgaaagtTGAGTCAacggtaagaaaggcaaatgcaatgttagtactaATTTTGAGAGAACgagaatatgaaaacaaggacataatgctgatgctttataaggtattggtcagactgtatttggagtattgtgaacagttttggaccccttacctaagaaaggatgtgtggcattggagagggtccaaaagaTGTTTaccagaatgatcctgggaatgacagggttaatgtaTGTGAAATTTATGATGGCTCTggactgtatttgctggagtttagaagaatgagggaggatctcactgaaacctatcaaatattgaaaggcctagattgagtagatgtggaaaggatgtttcctataatgggggtgtctaggaccagaagacacaacctcagaatagagggacgtccatttagaacagagatgaggtgaatttcttttgccagagagtggtgaatcagtggaatttattgtcacacaTGGCTGAGGCAGActgtcattgagtacatttaaagtgagggttaataggttcttgattattcagggtgtcaaagggtaGTCAGGGTCAGAGTCttagcctctctctctctctctctctctctctctctctctctcacacacacacgctctttctcctccccctcccccccaccacctctgTGGAGTCTGTGTTCTCTCTCCCTGTGCCCTGGTGGGATTTCCCTGGGCTCTCCTAttcacccacccccaccctcttcccccaccccccaaactcTGAGGCATAGGATGGATGGATAtatggggggagggaggattgtGTGTGGTCTTGAGATGTTGGAGATCTAAAAGCTCATTCTCCCTACTCTACCTTTCTTATGCCTATCTCCCCCACACTATCCCCTATCCCTAGAATTCACTGTCACAGCCCACTGTTCCCTCGGGAGGGGGCCGGCGAAGACGTGGTATAGAGGAGGACCCAGATGAGCGTCGGAGGAGGTTTCTGGAACGGAACCGAGCGGCTGCCTCCCGTTGCAGGCAGAAACGCAAAGTGTGGGTGTCTTCGTTGGAGAAGAAGGCCGAGGAACTGGGACACATGAACGTCCAGCTACAGGTAGGaagaggggagtggaggggtcaaggagggaagagggagagggtagGATGGGAAGGACGCTGGGGGTTCATTCTGCACTGCCCATCCCACAATGATTCTTTGTCCTCACTGaatttccccccttccttttccctcccttcccccagcctcgttccccccccccctttccttgcTCAAGATCTGAGTAGACACACACAGGAACTTCCTGGTCAACTGGGAGACCCCAATGGATTGCTGGAAAAAGGAGGGGAGGGACAGGGTCCATGGATTTCTACAGAGCTGACCTTTACACCCCTTCTGACTCTTCCCCCAGAACGAGGTGCGGCTCCTGCGGAATGAGGTGGCCCAGCTGAAGCAACTACTGCTGGCTCATAAGGACTGTCCCGTCACCGCTATCCAGCGACGGACCCAGGAGTTCATCGGTGGGTCTCCCCTCAGCCCGGGGGctgaaaaggggaggagggaatggaggaagggggatggaatggaggaaggggaggaagtgcggaggggtggaggagggtgcaggaaagggaaggaggatgaaggGTGTAAgggaagggagtgaggagggagaaaGATGGTGATTGGAAGTACATATATCACTAAcccctctccttcttccctcctccctcctccctcctccctcctccctctccttctcttccctctcttctcCACCCATACCCCAGACGACAGCCCGAAGGAGCTGTGTGAGTCTTCGGGATCCCCCGTGGCTGTGATCCAGCGGCCCCCCGCAGTGCTGGGGGCAGAGACCGGAGATGAGGGGGCTCTACAGCCAACAGGAAACGGCATCACTCCCACCACCCTGACTCCCCGACCCAAGCCGAGCCCCAGCCCCCACCCTCATGTCATCCGTGCTCCTCAGTCCCACCCAGCCGAAAGATGATGTGCTGAGGATTGtgctccccccccctccccctcaggtAGGGTCGAGAGGCAGGGAAGGTCACATCCCCAAGACTCACATTTCTGCAGTCCCCGAACTggatcctcttctccctccctccctcgctaAGGACCTGtcggtgagggtgggggggggtgcacaTGCGATACGTGTGCTGAGGGTCTGGCAGCAAGGAGGGTGTGTGGTGGTCTGTGGAAAGGCACAACTATCTGTCTCCCTCACTTTTTCTCCTCTCATCTCTCTCCTTGCCACCACCCTTTCATCTCATTGTACCCTTCTCTCCCTCTCGTTCTCTCCTTCCACTAAGTCTCTCccctttctgtgtctgaccctgggagtgtgtgatgggacagtgtggagggagattcactctgtgcgtgacccttggagtgtgtgatgggatgctgtggagggagattcactctgtgtctgaccacaggagtgtgtgatgggacagtgtggagggagcttcactctgtgtctgaccgagggagtgtgtgatgggacagtgtggagggagattcactctgtgtctgaccccgggagtctgtgatgggatggtgtggagggagattcaatctgtgtctgaccccgggagtggtgATCGGATAGTGTCGAGGGAGTTTCTCTCagtgtctcaccccgggagtgtgtgatgggatggtgtggagggagctacgCTTTGtttctgtccctgggagtgtgtgatggcatggtgtggatggagattcactctgtgtctgaccacgggagtggtgatgggacagtgtggagggagattcactctgtgtctgaccccgggactgtgtgatgggacagtgtggagggagattcactctgtgtctgaccctggaggtgtgtgatgggacagtgtggagggagattcactctgtgtctgaccctggaggtgtgtgatgggacagtgtggagggagattcactctgtgtctgaccccgggagtagtgatcggatagtgtggagggagtttctctctgtgtctgaccccgggagtgtgtgatgggacagtgtggagggagattcactctgtgtctgaccctgggagtgtgtgatgggacagtgtggagggagattcactctgtgtctgaccccaggagtgtgtgacaggacagtgtggagggagattcactctgtgtctgaccctgggagtgtgtgatgggacggtgtggagggagtttctctctgtgtctgaccccggaaatgtgtgatgggatggtgtggagggagatacactctgtgtctgacaccgggagtgtgtgatgggacggtgtggagggagattcactctgtgtctgaccccgggagtgtgtgatgggacggtgtggagggagattcactctgtgtctgactctgggagtgggtgataggacggtgtggagggagctacgCTCTGtttctgtccctgggagtgtgtgatgggacagtgtggagggagattcactctgtgtctgaccccgggagtggtgatcggatagtatggagggagtttctctctgtgtctgaccccgggagtgtgtgatgggatggtgtggagggagattcactctgtgcctgatcctgggagtgtgtgatgggatggtgtggagggagattcactctgtgtctgaacccgggagtgtgtgatgggacagtgtggagggagattcactctttgtctgagcccgggagtgtgtgatgggatggtgtggagggagattcactctgtgtctgaccccaggagtggtgatcgga from Mobula birostris isolate sMobBir1 unplaced genomic scaffold, sMobBir1.hap1 scaffold_691, whole genome shotgun sequence carries:
- the LOC140193669 gene encoding cyclic AMP-dependent transcription factor ATF-7-like isoform X2, with the translated sequence MGDDRPFVCSAPGCGQRFTNEDHLAVHKHKHEMTLKFGPGRDGVIVADQTPTPTRFLKNCEEVGLFTELANPFEQEFKKADEEECKKDHPPKRPGNTTPTIVRPGSLLLAYESGPSLHPTIPSPTSVITPTPPSNRTLSSPTGPVPVLLHLPNGQTMPVNIPSPTLQIPTVISIARPGSLVPNIPGIPGPTSNSSQPPSPSTPPMQSEAKMRLKSTLTLQNLPMVNGNVISSTVSTQHGQNSNSLPTTVSPSQTQNSLSQPTVPSGGGRRRRGIEEDPDERRRRFLERNRAAASRCRQKRKVWVSSLEKKAEELGHMNVQLQNEVRLLRNEVAQLKQLLLAHKDCPVTAIQRRTQEFIDDSPKELCESSGSPVAVIQRPPAVLGAETGDEGALQPTGNGITPTTLTPRPKPSPSPHPHVIRAPQSHPAER